From the genome of Haloarcula taiwanensis:
AGTGTGTCGGGGTTCTTCTTCTGGGGCATGATCGAGGAGGTCGAGGCGTAGTCGTCGTCGAGGTCGACGTGGCCCTTGCTCGCCATCACGACCACGTCCTCGGCTAGCCCCGATAGGGTCGTCGCCAGCGTGGCGACGGCGCTGGTCGTCTCGACGAGGAAATCACGCGTCGCCGAGGCGTCCATCGAGTTCTCTGCGACGCCCTCGAACCCGAGGAGTGCAGCGGTACGCTCACGGTCCACGTCGAAGGGTGTCCCCGCAAAGGCGGCCGACCCCAGCGGGTTCTGGTTGACCCGCTTGTATGCATCCAGCAGCCGCGCGGTATCGCGCTGGAGTGCCTGTTCGTAGGACAGGACCCAGTGAGCGACTGTCGTCGGCTGCGCGGGCTGGAGATGCGTGTAGCCCGGCATCACCGTCTCGCGCTCGGCGCGAGCCACCTCGATGAGTTGCTCGCGGGCCCCGATAACGGTCTCCATGAGGTCCAAAATGTCCGCGCGCAGGCGGTAACGGATGCAAGCCGCCACCTCGTCGTTGCGCGAGCGAGCGGTGTGCATCTTCCCGCCCGACTGCCCGACGCGGTCGATGACGGCGCTCTCGATTGCCTCGTGGACATCCTCGCCGTCAGGCAGCGCACCGTGGCCGGCGTCCTCCACGTCCGCCAGCGCGGCCAGCACCTCGCCGGCCGTCTCGCGGTCGATGATCTCCTGTTCGGCCAGCATCACGACGTGGGCGCGGTCAACCGCGAGGTCGGCCGCGAAGATACGCTCGTCGTCCGACAGCGAGGAGAGGAACGACCGTGCCGGCCCGCCAGCGAAGCGGTCGCGGCGGACGACCGTCTCATCGCCGCCGTCCGCGTCTGCCGCGGCATCGCCGCGGTCCGCGTCCGCCGTCTCGTGGTCCTCGCCGTCGCTCATTCGCTTACTCCTCCGTGGCCCCGCTCGCGTCGTCGGATTGGTCGCCGCTGCCGTCCGTGACAGCAGCGCCCTTCTTCACGTCGTCGAGAATCTTGTTCGCGAGGCGGGACTGGAAGCCGTGGTACTTCGCGACGCCGGTCGCGTCCTGCTGGGTGATACCGCCGGAGACGTCCTCCTCGTTGAAGGAGGCCGCCGACTCGCTGTAGACGGCGTAGTCGGACTCACGGGAGACGGCGCGGCAGTGCCCGCCTTCGAGTTTCACGGTGACGGTGCCGGTAACGCGCTCGTTCGTGTCGTCGATGAACGCTTCGAGCGCGCCCGTCAGCGGCGCGTCGACGAGGCCCTGGTAGGCCTTCTGGGACCACTCCTGGTCGACCTGGGCCTTGAACTGGCGCTCCTCCTGCGTGAGGACGAGCCCTTCGAGCGCTTCGTGGGCCGTCAGAAGCACCGTCGCTGCGGGGTGCTCGTAGTTCTCTCTCACTTTGAGCCCGAGCATGCGGTCTTCCATCATGTCCGTGCGGCCGATGCCGTGGGCCCCTGCCTGTGCGTTGAGTTGCTCGATGAGTTCGACCCCGTCGAGTTCCTCGCCGTCGACAGCGACGGGAACGCCTTCCTCAAAGGTGATTTCGACCAGTTCAGCGTCCTTGTCGGAGGGGTTGTCGGTCCACTTGTAGATGTCGTCGTCGGGGATGGTGCTCGGGTCTTCGAGTTCGGAGCCCTCGATGGAGCGGCTCCAGAGGTTCGTGTCGATGGAGTAGCGACCGCCATCGCCGCCCTCGACGGGCAGGCCCTTCTCCGCGGCGTACTCGTTTTCCCACTCGCGGGTCAGCCCAAGTTCACGCACCGGCGCGATAACATCGAGGTCCGAGTCGCGCCAGACGGCCTCAAAGCGCAGTTGGTCGTTGCCCTTGCCAGTACAGCCGTGGGCGACGGCCGAGCAGCCCTGCTCTTCGGCGACCGAGAGAATAGCCTTGGCGATGACCGGGCGCGCGAGGGCAGTTCCGAGCGGGTAGCCCTGATAGTCGGCGTTGGCCTTGACGGCCTCCATACAGAGGTCAGCGAACTCCTCGGTGGCGTCGACGACGTGCTGTTCGACGCCCAGCGCCTCGGCGGTCTCCTCGGCCTCCTCGAACTCGTAGTCGGGCTGGCCGACGTCGACGGTGACGCCGATGACCTCGTCGTAGCCGTACTCCTCTTTCAGCAGCGATACGCAGACTGTCGTGTCGAGCCCGCCGGAAAAGGCGAGTGCGACGGTTCCGTTTCCTTCTGGCATGGATGTGTTCTGCATTGGTTCCGTGGTGTGCCTGTCGGTTTCTCGATCAAACACCAGATCGAGTATCCCATCGAACCGACGACGACGGCGTCTAGCGACGAAACGAACCTGTCGAGTGAAGAGTAAGTAGTAGTGGGCCTAGAAACGGCCCGGTCGTCGTCGTCGTGGGGAGAAACGGAGGGACCCCTCGCTATCCGCAGCGAGCGGCGTGGAGCGAGAGGTCCGCGTCATGTATATTCTGCTGTGTGACTCGGGTACTAATAGTTTCCGTGTTCACAGTGTCGTGTGCATGGTCACCAAACACAGTCCCTCATAGCCATCACGTCGCCCGTAGCGGCCAGGACCGCTAGACAGACTGGCGTGTGCCGAAGTGTAAGCACTGTACTCGCCGTCTCTCTGGCTATTGGCCAGCGGCGGTGGTATCAGACCCGACACCCGGCGACTTTGTTTCGCCCCCGCTGGTGGCCGTCTCATTGGCTGGCGTCGTATCGGTGTCGTCCGGCCGTTCACTCGCCGGAGTCCGCTCCGGCCCACCTTCCGGACGGTCGCCTACTTCGGTTCTGTTCGCCGCTTCGGGGCCACGGTCGCCGGCAACGTCAGGTCGAGCCTGCTGTCCGACGTTCGGCCCGGCGATGCCCTGCGCGACAGCGGCGACTTCCGGCCCGCTCAGCTCGCTCGCGCGCTGTGAGAGAGTCTTGATCGCCGCCGCGTCGATGCCTTTCTGCTCCAGCGCTTCGGCGGGAAGCTGGCTGGCGGTTTCGTTCGTCTCGTTTGCCAGCCGCTGGACGTTCTTCGTCTCGGCATGGAGCTGTGCAGCCTTCGCTCGGTACTCGCCCTCGCTTATCGAGCCGTTCTGGCGGGCTTGCTCCAGC
Proteins encoded in this window:
- a CDS encoding argininosuccinate lyase; amino-acid sequence: MSDGEDHETADADRGDAAADADGGDETVVRRDRFAGGPARSFLSSLSDDERIFAADLAVDRAHVVMLAEQEIIDRETAGEVLAALADVEDAGHGALPDGEDVHEAIESAVIDRVGQSGGKMHTARSRNDEVAACIRYRLRADILDLMETVIGAREQLIEVARAERETVMPGYTHLQPAQPTTVAHWVLSYEQALQRDTARLLDAYKRVNQNPLGSAAFAGTPFDVDRERTAALLGFEGVAENSMDASATRDFLVETTSAVATLATTLSGLAEDVVVMASKGHVDLDDDYASTSSIMPQKKNPDTLELVRGRTGDAVAGLNGLLTNLKGQPRAYNRDLQRAGRHAWDAIDSVTESVEVAAGAVATADWPAETLVAAATDGFATATGVADLLAMAGVPFRTAHEVVAEAAAGLAADEDAPDYAALSAVAEDVLGEPLSAYVDRDALVAALDPAESVAMRDSRGGPDPDAVVEQVSVAEDALAADSEALTARRQAVSQAADRRQTEVDRYV
- a CDS encoding argininosuccinate synthase; this encodes MPEGNGTVALAFSGGLDTTVCVSLLKEEYGYDEVIGVTVDVGQPDYEFEEAEETAEALGVEQHVVDATEEFADLCMEAVKANADYQGYPLGTALARPVIAKAILSVAEEQGCSAVAHGCTGKGNDQLRFEAVWRDSDLDVIAPVRELGLTREWENEYAAEKGLPVEGGDGGRYSIDTNLWSRSIEGSELEDPSTIPDDDIYKWTDNPSDKDAELVEITFEEGVPVAVDGEELDGVELIEQLNAQAGAHGIGRTDMMEDRMLGLKVRENYEHPAATVLLTAHEALEGLVLTQEERQFKAQVDQEWSQKAYQGLVDAPLTGALEAFIDDTNERVTGTVTVKLEGGHCRAVSRESDYAVYSESAASFNEEDVSGGITQQDATGVAKYHGFQSRLANKILDDVKKGAAVTDGSGDQSDDASGATEE